A section of the Cuniculiplasma divulgatum genome encodes:
- a CDS encoding ABC transporter ATP-binding protein yields the protein MPQTYEELEDQIIKTARGSGSFRRMVREIFQMRRDSAALVTTVLITAIAGTLYPLMLGFAVNAIIARNVFHLELFASLFFLLYLVQFFSNRIRTISSTVLAQKEIKSLRDRAFQSLQYVPEAFYSKVKTGYLISRITNDAETLSEFLTFQLPSVIAGISTVIVSISIMFYKDFNLTLYALIIIPVLMAFTMSIQPRVRQNYLRTRKTIAAITGNLAENISAIRTIKAFNVEKRTEDNFRVLNDRNFRANMKASRLSSAYGASVRIIEAAGIAIVLLAGALQLIHGVTSVGILVAFVVYVQEFFDPVIQLSQLYNSYQSSLVGISRIYGIIDQPKDKEPEESESQVQFKDSIVIKGMSFSYGEGNALENIHLTIRKGEKVAVVGHTGAGKTTLSNLLLKFYRPEAGGILIDGRDLISISTRSYRKLMTPVLQDPFLFRGTVLENIIFVDPGITREHVLELISRFGLADIFSSLPQGIDTNVGEMGRNLSEGQRQAVSILRAFARDPEILILDEPTSQIDPYSEKLIIEALREFVKEKTLILITHRFSMIVLVDRVVVLKDGSIAEEGTFKELMKKEGLFSSLYNIQYGDA from the coding sequence ATGCCTCAGACATATGAAGAACTGGAGGATCAGATCATAAAGACTGCCAGGGGCTCTGGATCTTTCCGGAGAATGGTTCGGGAGATATTCCAGATGAGACGGGACAGTGCCGCCCTGGTCACAACTGTCTTGATAACGGCAATTGCAGGAACACTATATCCGCTGATGCTTGGCTTTGCGGTCAACGCCATTATTGCAAGAAATGTGTTCCACCTTGAGCTGTTCGCATCCTTATTCTTTCTTCTTTACCTGGTTCAGTTTTTCTCAAACCGGATTCGTACCATCAGCTCAACTGTGCTGGCGCAGAAGGAGATAAAGAGCCTGAGGGACCGAGCCTTCCAGAGCCTGCAGTACGTGCCGGAGGCGTTCTACAGCAAGGTGAAGACCGGGTACCTCATCAGCAGGATAACAAATGACGCCGAAACTCTGAGCGAGTTCCTGACTTTCCAGCTCCCTTCTGTCATTGCGGGAATATCCACAGTGATTGTCTCCATATCAATTATGTTCTACAAGGACTTCAACCTGACACTCTATGCCCTCATCATAATTCCTGTCCTGATGGCATTCACCATGTCTATTCAGCCCAGGGTGAGGCAGAATTATCTCAGAACAAGGAAGACCATTGCGGCCATAACAGGGAACCTTGCAGAGAACATTTCTGCCATTCGCACCATAAAGGCGTTCAATGTGGAGAAGAGAACTGAGGATAACTTCAGGGTCCTGAACGACCGGAATTTCAGGGCCAATATGAAGGCATCCAGGTTATCCTCCGCTTACGGGGCATCTGTCAGGATCATAGAGGCTGCCGGCATTGCCATTGTTCTTCTTGCCGGGGCATTGCAGCTAATACACGGCGTTACTTCAGTGGGAATTCTGGTTGCATTCGTTGTCTACGTCCAGGAGTTCTTTGATCCCGTAATTCAGCTTTCCCAGCTTTATAACTCCTATCAGTCTTCACTTGTGGGAATAAGCAGGATATACGGAATAATTGACCAGCCAAAAGATAAGGAGCCTGAGGAAAGCGAAAGCCAGGTCCAGTTCAAGGATTCAATTGTGATCAAAGGAATGTCTTTCTCATATGGTGAAGGGAATGCCCTTGAGAATATTCACCTTACCATAAGGAAGGGTGAGAAGGTTGCAGTGGTTGGGCACACAGGGGCCGGGAAAACCACCCTATCCAATCTTCTGCTGAAATTCTACAGGCCTGAGGCTGGCGGGATACTCATAGACGGCAGGGATCTGATCTCAATCTCCACAAGGAGCTACAGGAAGCTCATGACACCGGTTCTGCAGGACCCTTTCCTGTTCAGGGGCACAGTACTGGAGAATATAATATTCGTGGACCCCGGCATAACAAGGGAACATGTTCTTGAACTTATCAGCAGGTTTGGACTTGCCGATATCTTTTCGTCCCTGCCCCAGGGAATAGACACCAATGTGGGGGAAATGGGAAGAAACCTTTCCGAGGGCCAGCGCCAGGCGGTCTCCATACTCCGGGCATTTGCACGTGATCCAGAAATACTCATACTGGATGAACCGACTTCACAGATCGATCCGTATTCTGAGAAGCTCATAATAGAGGCGCTCAGGGAATTCGTGAAGGAAAAAACACTCATTCTCATAACTCACAGGTTCTCAATGATTGTTCTGGTGGACAGGGTCGTGGTACTCAAGGATGGGAGCATAGCAGAGGAGGGGACATTCAAGGAACTGATGAAGAAGGAGGGGCTCTTCTCCAGCCTCTATAACATCCAGTACGGTGATGCTTGA
- a CDS encoding ABC transporter ATP-binding protein, producing MSKFRDMLMRFRGFLGVFYPMIFAAKYLAGKWPVMISVIAAGMFASATRLLIPVYIGDAVTAIESMSYSGVLHVSILIIIVSSITGGLQFVVSYGSQYISQRFEFSMRDSVFHHLMRKRFKFFETQTSGDLLSRTTMDIHAIRNFLNMLFSQMLPTIFLIVFALYFLLTINPYFALIFLLSVPLLIYAGMAFQRKQRSRWRRIRTYYGQMNERLQENIVGNRVVRGFSAEDLEIGRFSDTTESYYDEYIEVARLRGFYNNLMPLIVSAAATAILIYGGYIDVISASDVGPLVAAVNIFSVMSSPVSSFGRLIVFSENARAGIERVSLLTDSTDEEDVDTRDRVRPDGDLRIQDVTFIRDGRKILDSVSMVVPKGEFAAITGKTGTGKTTLTGLIPRFYDPDEGNLYIGSTEISRIPLANLRSAVSLVPQEINLLSGTIRENIAFGNEDVGDDSVRDAARTAEIADFIESLPDAYDTQVGERGITLSGGQKQRVALARAIVSHPSLLILDDATSSVDPDTELRIFRNIRKDLRDITVLLVTHRISALKFADRVWKLDEGRIVPVMDISRDLEGITSGAGISYTGVGNASDI from the coding sequence ATGAGTAAGTTCAGGGACATGCTTATGAGATTCAGGGGGTTTCTGGGTGTTTTTTACCCCATGATCTTTGCTGCGAAGTACCTGGCCGGCAAGTGGCCGGTAATGATCTCAGTCATTGCCGCAGGCATGTTTGCCTCAGCTACCCGGCTTCTGATTCCTGTGTATATTGGAGATGCAGTTACAGCCATTGAATCCATGAGCTATTCCGGTGTCCTGCATGTTTCCATTCTCATAATTATTGTCTCTTCAATTACCGGTGGCCTGCAGTTTGTTGTGAGCTATGGCTCACAGTACATAAGCCAGAGATTTGAATTCAGCATGAGAGATTCAGTATTTCACCACCTTATGAGGAAGAGGTTCAAATTTTTCGAGACGCAGACTTCCGGGGATCTCCTTTCAAGAACAACCATGGACATTCATGCCATAAGAAATTTCCTTAACATGCTGTTTTCCCAGATGCTTCCAACAATATTTCTCATTGTCTTTGCCCTCTATTTTCTTCTCACCATCAATCCTTACTTTGCCCTCATCTTCCTGCTTTCAGTTCCCCTGCTTATCTATGCAGGAATGGCATTCCAGAGAAAGCAGAGATCCAGGTGGAGACGCATAAGGACATACTACGGCCAGATGAATGAAAGGCTGCAGGAGAACATTGTTGGGAACCGCGTGGTGAGAGGATTCTCTGCCGAGGATCTTGAAATCGGGAGGTTCTCCGACACCACTGAAAGTTATTATGACGAGTACATCGAGGTTGCCAGGCTGCGGGGGTTTTACAACAACCTGATGCCTCTCATAGTGAGCGCTGCAGCCACGGCCATTCTGATATATGGAGGATATATCGATGTTATATCTGCTTCCGACGTGGGGCCACTTGTTGCTGCCGTAAACATTTTCAGCGTGATGAGTTCACCCGTGAGCTCATTCGGAAGGCTCATAGTATTCTCCGAGAACGCCAGGGCCGGAATAGAAAGGGTTTCTTTGCTGACGGATTCAACGGATGAAGAGGATGTGGATACCCGCGACAGGGTTCGTCCTGATGGAGACCTCAGGATTCAGGATGTGACCTTCATCCGGGATGGAAGGAAGATACTGGACAGCGTAAGCATGGTGGTACCAAAGGGTGAGTTTGCGGCCATCACCGGAAAGACGGGAACAGGGAAAACAACGCTAACAGGCCTGATTCCTAGATTCTATGACCCGGATGAGGGGAACCTGTACATCGGCTCAACCGAAATTTCCAGGATTCCACTGGCGAATCTGCGATCAGCTGTTTCCCTGGTTCCTCAAGAGATAAATCTTCTCTCCGGGACAATCCGTGAGAATATAGCATTCGGGAACGAAGATGTTGGAGACGACAGTGTAAGGGATGCAGCGCGTACTGCTGAGATAGCCGATTTCATTGAATCACTTCCCGATGCTTACGATACGCAGGTGGGAGAGAGAGGAATCACACTGTCCGGCGGCCAGAAGCAGAGGGTCGCTTTGGCAAGGGCCATTGTTTCGCATCCATCACTGCTTATTCTTGATGATGCCACCTCCAGTGTGGATCCTGATACGGAGCTCAGGATCTTCAGGAATATCAGAAAGGATCTGAGAGACATTACTGTGCTCCTTGTTACGCACCGCATTTCAGCTCTGAAGTTTGCAGACAGAGTGTGGAAACTGGACGAAGGCAGAATCGTACCTGTGATGGACATCAGCAGGGATCTTGAAGGCATAACCAGTGGTGCAGGAATCAGCTACACAGGGGTGGGAAATGCCTCAGACATATGA
- a CDS encoding ABC transporter ATP-binding protein has protein sequence MPSVLVEKVTKNYRDVRALNEVSLNLQEPGCIGILGPNGAGKTTLLKILTNIVKPTEGVALLNGINVSDEPEKALMDVGALVEQPEFYPYLTALETLKFVGRVKGVTEKNLNSEIQRVSRMTGIVEYIGRKTGNFSRGMKQRLSLACALISDPHIIILDEPTFGLDPRGMKEMRDLIKSLNQSKERIIILSTHLIYEAQEICDRVIIINKGDIVHDTINSPSENIIEIEFEDPAGKVSLPDHMADQTFVDGKSAMFRLRSGTSNSDVINYLSAQGFRIRWVKPQTNLENLYITLTSS, from the coding sequence ATGCCCTCAGTTCTGGTGGAAAAAGTCACAAAGAATTACCGAGATGTAAGGGCCCTTAATGAGGTAAGCCTGAACCTTCAGGAACCTGGATGCATTGGAATACTGGGGCCCAATGGAGCAGGAAAGACAACCCTGCTGAAGATTCTCACAAACATAGTGAAACCCACTGAAGGTGTTGCTCTGCTAAATGGCATAAATGTTTCCGATGAGCCGGAAAAAGCTCTCATGGATGTTGGTGCCCTTGTGGAGCAGCCGGAGTTTTATCCCTACCTGACTGCTCTTGAAACGCTGAAATTTGTGGGCAGGGTCAAGGGTGTAACGGAAAAGAATCTCAATTCAGAAATACAGCGTGTTTCCCGGATGACAGGTATTGTGGAATATATTGGAAGGAAGACAGGCAATTTTTCTCGTGGTATGAAACAGAGGTTAAGCCTTGCCTGCGCCCTCATCAGTGATCCACACATAATAATTCTCGACGAACCCACATTCGGCCTTGATCCCAGGGGAATGAAGGAGATGAGGGACCTTATAAAATCCCTGAATCAGAGCAAGGAAAGGATAATCATACTTAGCACTCACCTCATCTACGAGGCGCAGGAGATATGCGACAGAGTGATTATCATCAACAAAGGTGATATTGTCCATGACACCATCAATTCACCCTCAGAAAATATAATAGAAATAGAATTTGAGGATCCTGCAGGGAAGGTTTCACTACCTGACCATATGGCGGACCAGACCTTCGTGGATGGGAAAAGCGCAATGTTCAGGTTGAGGTCAGGCACTTCAAATTCTGATGTGATCAACTATCTCTCAGCGCAGGGATTCAGGATCAGATGGGTGAAGCCACAGACAAATCTCGAGAACCTTTACATCACCCTAACCTCTTCATGA
- a CDS encoding ABC transporter permease: protein MTGTARTLRVATAYYFRNYYRSKSFYLMLIIAILVSVLLTYFSLKYINRLDLIIPKGLLSALGNSGKEEIFGYLWAFVLLDLPVFASVFFGSTAISSEIENKTAFHIFPLPIGRVTLLISKYLAAVAVTFITVLIYVAFQAAVFEYLFPGPLLLPFYQSLGLLLIFVFSITAFTFLISSIFNKNTYAYITVFLIYFLVFNAYEIIVEFLYKTTPYYLLNVAADAMEKVYLNISTNPFSTSSSTFAPATVGTLYTSIGVMVAYAIVSFAAALIIFDRKEVK from the coding sequence ATGACTGGGACGGCCCGAACACTCAGGGTAGCCACTGCCTACTATTTCAGGAATTACTACAGATCAAAGAGTTTTTACCTGATGCTCATAATTGCCATCCTAGTTTCAGTACTGCTTACATATTTTTCATTGAAGTACATCAACAGGCTTGACCTTATCATACCTAAGGGCCTCCTGTCAGCACTTGGGAATTCTGGAAAGGAGGAAATATTTGGATATCTCTGGGCATTCGTGCTGCTTGACCTTCCCGTGTTTGCTTCTGTGTTTTTCGGATCAACAGCAATATCAAGCGAGATAGAAAACAAGACCGCATTTCATATCTTCCCGCTTCCCATTGGAAGGGTCACTCTGCTGATTTCCAAGTACCTGGCTGCCGTGGCTGTTACATTCATAACAGTATTGATCTATGTTGCATTCCAGGCAGCAGTTTTCGAGTACCTGTTTCCGGGTCCCCTTCTTCTTCCATTTTACCAGTCCCTGGGGCTTCTTCTCATATTCGTATTTTCCATTACCGCTTTCACGTTCCTCATCAGCAGCATTTTCAACAAGAACACCTATGCTTACATAACGGTATTTCTCATTTATTTCCTGGTTTTCAATGCTTATGAAATAATAGTGGAATTTCTCTACAAGACCACGCCATACTATCTCCTCAACGTGGCAGCAGACGCCATGGAAAAGGTTTACCTCAACATTTCAACAAATCCATTTTCCACCTCATCATCCACATTCGCTCCAGCCACGGTGGGCACCCTGTACACTTCCATCGGTGTCATGGTTGCATACGCCATAGTATCATTCGCAGCAGCCCTTATCATATTTGACAGGAAGGAGGTGAAATAA
- a CDS encoding DUF6114 domain-containing protein produces MSWKNLKESPLDSSVVSAVGGLIILLVGIIGLYILLKNGTYSSNDLLEVSLGTFWGLMILIFSTTLFLDRKRHVIYGALIIIMATASWYGTSGGLFVGFLIALIGGIMGMAWKPPRHSNTASANPNPGR; encoded by the coding sequence GTGTCGTGGAAGAATCTTAAGGAATCGCCTCTGGATTCGTCTGTTGTATCCGCTGTAGGTGGTCTTATCATACTCCTTGTTGGAATCATCGGGCTTTACATACTGCTGAAGAATGGAACGTATTCCAGTAACGATCTGCTGGAAGTTTCCCTCGGAACATTCTGGGGCCTGATGATATTAATATTCAGCACGACACTTTTCCTGGATCGTAAGAGGCACGTTATTTACGGCGCACTCATTATAATAATGGCCACTGCAAGCTGGTACGGAACGTCCGGTGGTCTTTTTGTGGGATTCCTGATTGCGCTCATTGGTGGCATCATGGGTATGGCATGGAAACCTCCGCGCCATTCAAATACTGCCAGTGCAAATCCAAATCCAGGAAGGTAG
- a CDS encoding flagellin yields the protein MSLKYDLVRVRRFLKRQFSFDEDDRAETGIGVLIIFIALVLVAAVAASVLIHTAGILQQRADSTGTTTIRQVSTGIVVDQILGYDGSTPAEAGGVEYVAIFLSDNTGGSSVNLANVSVTLTINGITAVLVYNSSIFASVAQSGTDNLFGNSVWSLLSATHHDSTSYGVLVESDPVNSLTASYPVLSPGDTAAVIFNVTNTFGVNITQNQAVSGQITPEQGAPAVIDFYAPDSFTTHTITLQ from the coding sequence ATGTCACTAAAATATGATCTCGTCAGGGTGAGAAGGTTCCTGAAAAGGCAGTTCTCCTTTGACGAAGATGATAGAGCGGAAACCGGCATAGGGGTGCTCATAATATTCATAGCCCTTGTTCTTGTTGCTGCCGTGGCTGCATCCGTCCTCATACATACTGCAGGTATTCTGCAGCAGAGGGCTGATTCCACGGGAACAACTACAATAAGGCAGGTCTCCACTGGTATAGTGGTGGATCAGATACTCGGCTATGATGGATCCACCCCTGCTGAAGCCGGAGGTGTGGAATATGTGGCAATTTTCCTCAGTGATAACACTGGGGGAAGTTCGGTGAATCTGGCAAATGTATCAGTTACTCTCACCATCAACGGTATTACTGCCGTCCTGGTATACAACAGTTCCATATTTGCCAGCGTTGCGCAGAGTGGTACAGATAACCTATTTGGTAATTCAGTCTGGTCACTCTTGAGCGCAACACACCATGATTCGACCAGTTATGGAGTGCTAGTGGAAAGCGATCCGGTGAATTCTCTTACGGCTAGCTACCCCGTCCTGTCTCCTGGAGACACAGCCGCGGTCATATTTAATGTGACCAACACATTCGGTGTGAATATCACTCAGAATCAGGCTGTATCGGGACAAATTACTCCTGAACAGGGTGCACCAGCCGTGATCGATTTCTATGCCCCGGATTCGTTCACAACTCACACAATCACGCTGCAGTAG
- a CDS encoding IS481 family transposase: MVYPAKNQYEIKGTYNLDIMLSGDDKRFIVKSVENGYKVSDLAKMFNVTPRRVQQILKEDLNGGSDRKKFASLTAEEAREIEDLWVNYKIGSRTIYYLMKSKGKNVSYYQIYNFMRNKNMIKSKAMQSSGQKNKYEDRPLSTIYVDYHQSNMESPYAVVCVDMATKKILSMVESRKITKELMQKLADSMGQFIVSTNMTVQHMHLRSGVLSILYGATDLKYYMKRKGIEEVTPDKHGNRIHLALSRLWQNYDRFRWTFESPEAFIYWYNNRPIVDKSQNRVTTPNEIMDRFLVEHGNIPMASGSS, translated from the coding sequence ATGGTATATCCTGCAAAAAACCAATATGAGATCAAGGGCACATACAATCTGGATATCATGTTGAGCGGAGATGACAAGAGGTTCATAGTAAAGAGTGTGGAGAATGGATACAAGGTCAGCGACCTGGCAAAGATGTTCAATGTTACACCACGCCGGGTGCAGCAGATCCTCAAGGAGGATCTCAATGGCGGATCTGACAGGAAGAAATTTGCATCGCTGACTGCTGAGGAGGCTAGGGAGATAGAGGATCTCTGGGTTAATTACAAGATAGGTTCCAGGACAATATACTATCTCATGAAGAGCAAGGGGAAGAATGTCTCATACTACCAGATATACAACTTCATGAGAAACAAGAACATGATAAAATCCAAGGCCATGCAATCGTCAGGACAGAAAAACAAATATGAAGACAGGCCGCTCTCAACCATCTACGTGGATTACCACCAGTCAAACATGGAATCGCCCTATGCCGTTGTCTGCGTGGATATGGCAACCAAGAAGATACTTTCAATGGTGGAATCCAGAAAGATAACCAAGGAGCTGATGCAGAAGCTGGCAGACAGCATGGGGCAGTTCATTGTCAGCACAAACATGACTGTGCAGCATATGCACCTGAGAAGTGGAGTGCTGAGCATACTGTATGGTGCCACAGACCTGAAATATTACATGAAGAGAAAGGGCATCGAGGAGGTTACGCCAGATAAGCACGGAAACAGGATACACCTGGCACTTTCAAGACTCTGGCAGAATTATGACAGGTTCAGGTGGACATTCGAATCACCTGAAGCTTTCATATACTGGTACAACAACAGGCCAATAGTGGACAAGAGCCAGAACAGGGTTACAACGCCAAATGAGATAATGGATCGTTTCCTGGTGGAACATGGAAACATCCCCATGGCAAGCGGATCATCCTGA
- a CDS encoding ABC transporter ATP-binding protein: MYLEARNLVFNRGKFSLQDVSFRAEEGTITGIGGRNGSGKSTLLRALYGFHRITSGDVVIGGKSLTGMGPREISRRISVVSQEVSEPFNFTVGEVVSISGYSLENEKSAVRDVLEVCGIGDLEKRPFNEISGGERRLALIAAAIYQDADILLLDEPTAFLDVDKEIRVIDILRKLRDSGKNIIVVLHDVNLLYRICDRVVLIRDGRIVASGPRDDVMTIENLDKTYSVEFTILEGEGPYRFAAKYFNGSG, encoded by the coding sequence ATGTATCTTGAGGCCAGGAACCTTGTTTTCAACAGGGGAAAGTTCTCACTTCAGGATGTTTCTTTTAGAGCTGAAGAGGGAACAATCACCGGAATAGGCGGAAGAAATGGTTCAGGAAAATCAACATTGCTCAGGGCCCTCTATGGTTTCCACCGGATCACGTCCGGTGATGTTGTTATTGGGGGCAAAAGCCTGACAGGAATGGGTCCAAGGGAGATCTCCAGGAGGATTTCCGTGGTGAGCCAGGAGGTCTCGGAACCCTTCAATTTCACTGTCGGGGAGGTTGTGTCAATTTCCGGGTACAGCCTGGAGAATGAGAAATCAGCGGTCAGGGATGTTCTGGAAGTTTGCGGCATAGGTGACCTTGAAAAAAGGCCATTCAACGAGATCAGTGGTGGTGAGAGGCGCCTTGCGCTCATTGCAGCGGCTATCTACCAGGATGCGGATATACTCCTCCTTGACGAACCTACAGCGTTCCTTGATGTTGACAAGGAGATCAGGGTTATCGACATACTGAGAAAACTCAGAGATTCCGGTAAGAACATAATCGTTGTGCTTCACGACGTTAATCTACTGTACAGGATATGTGACAGGGTTGTCCTGATCAGGGATGGCAGGATAGTTGCATCAGGACCAAGGGATGATGTGATGACCATTGAGAATCTTGATAAAACATATTCCGTTGAATTCACGATCCTGGAAGGTGAGGGACCCTACAGATTCGCTGCAAAGTACTTCAACGGTTCAGGATGA
- a CDS encoding iron ABC transporter permease encodes MELHNRISEIIRFSKMPALLVKAALSIFLLAAAIIFSSYIGAVTISPVAISRIYLSQIPLAGSYFNSGFTVIQYNIIVLIREPEILGAVFVGAALGMGGASVQSVFKNPITEPYIIGISSGATLGAIIALATNTDLFGAYSVQFLAFICSLAVVIVVYMVSFRSGKVPPIYLLLSGIAISLFISAIVGLMLFTSRKLQNEAFAWLLGSLSGITWGEITIVALIVTASGIVLTFMSRELDALQMGEAHAQSIGVSVERTKLLALVVTTIGVSAAVSISGLIGFVGLIIPHVSRIIYGGSNRKVVPASAILGAVFLLVSNDLARTAVHGEVIPVGIVTGIIGVPFFMYLLNRISRGNYVS; translated from the coding sequence ATGGAACTGCATAACAGGATATCGGAAATTATAAGGTTCAGCAAAATGCCTGCCCTGCTTGTAAAGGCGGCGCTATCCATTTTTCTTCTGGCTGCTGCTATTATTTTCTCATCGTACATCGGTGCAGTCACAATTTCTCCAGTTGCCATTTCCAGGATTTATCTCAGCCAGATTCCTTTGGCAGGATCCTACTTCAATTCCGGATTCACGGTAATTCAGTACAACATAATTGTTCTTATCAGGGAGCCGGAAATTCTCGGGGCAGTGTTCGTTGGGGCTGCCCTTGGCATGGGCGGGGCATCTGTCCAGAGCGTATTCAAGAATCCCATAACTGAGCCATACATAATTGGAATATCAAGCGGTGCCACCCTTGGTGCCATAATAGCCCTTGCCACAAACACGGATCTGTTCGGGGCTTACAGTGTCCAGTTCCTGGCTTTCATATGCTCGCTGGCAGTGGTGATTGTAGTCTACATGGTATCCTTCAGATCGGGGAAGGTGCCCCCAATATATCTGTTGCTTTCAGGCATTGCCATCTCCCTGTTCATATCTGCCATTGTGGGGCTTATGCTTTTCACCAGCAGGAAACTCCAGAATGAGGCATTTGCCTGGCTACTTGGATCACTCAGCGGAATCACATGGGGAGAGATCACAATCGTTGCGCTGATCGTAACCGCATCAGGCATTGTGCTGACATTCATGTCCAGGGAACTTGATGCCCTGCAGATGGGTGAAGCTCATGCCCAGTCCATCGGTGTATCGGTGGAAAGAACAAAACTGCTTGCCCTGGTTGTAACAACCATAGGCGTGTCAGCTGCTGTCTCCATTAGCGGCCTCATAGGATTCGTTGGCCTCATAATACCGCATGTATCCAGGATAATCTATGGCGGGAGCAACAGGAAGGTTGTTCCTGCCTCAGCAATTCTAGGGGCTGTTTTCCTGCTAGTCTCCAATGACCTTGCGCGCACTGCTGTCCACGGAGAGGTGATTCCTGTTGGAATTGTAACAGGAATAATTGGTGTACCGTTCTTCATGTACCTCCTTAACCGCATCTCCAGAGGTAATTATGTATCTTGA
- a CDS encoding ABC transporter substrate-binding protein, translated as MQSPAGRTLIAIIAVVVVIVAGVSGFVIYRNDSSSKSSSISLDTVSLVYVNDSSGQSIAVNLANSDSFVYLPNSLGGSLVINHSLKRIVSLIPSVTTTLYALGAYNRTVVGVDQYSTYPTPPPDVKVIYIEETSFSVEEIANLSPDAVMSTIGYFTPQVINQIVNVLNIPFFIFDPNNMTQIEHQNSELGNLTNTYSNATKVNAWMNENLAILHSDTSRIHGNETSVFYDLGPGSVGLYTAGNNTFINIIFSLDHLRNVVTESGYPDLSSSQIENLTPQWIVLDQYYNQSSFNQSVPGYLSQIHDHAIRIANDNFMNENDFRTIYILFWLGEKFYPDYISLDNVTSFSGYTGIHLSPSPEEGINGTA; from the coding sequence ATGCAATCCCCTGCTGGAAGAACACTTATTGCCATTATTGCCGTTGTAGTGGTAATTGTGGCCGGAGTCTCAGGCTTTGTAATTTATAGAAATGACAGTTCCAGTAAATCGTCGTCCATTTCCCTTGACACTGTGTCCCTTGTCTATGTTAATGATTCTTCAGGGCAAAGTATTGCCGTTAACCTAGCAAACTCAGATAGTTTCGTGTATCTCCCGAATTCCCTTGGCGGAAGCCTTGTTATAAATCACTCCCTGAAGCGGATAGTATCTCTCATCCCGTCAGTTACCACAACGTTGTATGCTCTGGGCGCATACAATCGAACAGTTGTTGGGGTGGATCAGTATTCAACCTACCCAACTCCGCCGCCTGATGTAAAGGTTATCTACATAGAGGAAACGTCCTTTTCCGTTGAGGAAATAGCAAATCTGTCACCGGATGCCGTTATGTCCACCATCGGATACTTCACGCCTCAGGTCATAAATCAGATAGTGAATGTTCTGAATATACCATTCTTCATCTTCGATCCGAATAACATGACGCAGATAGAACATCAGAACAGTGAACTTGGCAACCTGACCAATACCTACAGCAATGCAACAAAGGTAAACGCCTGGATGAATGAAAACCTTGCAATATTGCACAGTGATACGTCCAGGATACATGGAAACGAGACTTCCGTGTTCTATGATCTTGGACCCGGGTCTGTTGGGCTTTACACAGCAGGAAATAATACATTCATCAACATAATCTTCAGTCTTGACCATCTCAGGAATGTTGTAACAGAAAGTGGATACCCGGACCTCTCATCATCGCAGATAGAAAACCTGACGCCCCAGTGGATAGTGCTTGATCAGTACTATAACCAGAGCAGTTTCAACCAGAGCGTACCGGGCTACCTCAGCCAGATACATGATCACGCCATAAGAATAGCCAATGACAATTTCATGAACGAAAATGATTTCCGGACAATATACATCCTGTTCTGGCTTGGTGAAAAGTTCTATCCAGATTATATAAGCCTGGATAACGTAACTTCATTCAGCGGTTACACCGGGATACACCTTTCACCTTCTCCCGAGGAAGGGATAAATGGAACTGCATAA